The following DNA comes from Carassius carassius chromosome 41, fCarCar2.1, whole genome shotgun sequence.
gATAGGTTAGTTTCCATTTTGTGGAAGAGTTCCTGATTAGCATCGTCTAGGCCTCAGAACTTTGATAAGCCAGACCTCCGATTCACAAACATgccgtttattttattttttttattttttacctcagAGTTTCTCCAGGCTTTTAGGGTTGGTTAGAATTTCTCTCGCAAGTCGCCAAGTCTGTTTGGCAGCGTTTTCAAGGGCCGAATGTGGCTTTCCTTGGTAAAGGTCTAGGTTTGGCAGAAAATAATGGGGGCATCTCCTGCACTGCAAGCACGAAATGAGCTGCAATAAAATCCCGTTCAGTCGATCCCCGAGGCAGTTCTCGTCCCAGTCCGACTCGCGCGGGTGTTTTTCGCACTCGTAAGACACGAGAGTTTTCATGTGGTAGTTGTTGAGGGGCTGCCCGGGTAGTTCAAGGTGACGGTCGCGCAACGTCTTGAGCAGGGACAGGCATTTCTTCCTGCAGCCTCCCAGGAGCAGGCGGTTCTCCGCTTCGGCGAACTGCAACACCCAGGCATCACTCTCCGCCGAGCTCTGCTTCCCGTTCAATGAGTAACACTCCTTCGATAAGAGATTGAAACCTTCGGCTTTTACTTCTGCCACCCGGTTCGGACCAGGCCACGGGATGTGCGGCAGCGGCCAGTGGGCAGCGCTGCGCGGCCATATGCCGGTGCACTTGAACGCGGGGGTAATCTGGACCACATATCTGTCTCTGATTCGTAATTTTACCTCGCTGGTGTCCGCGATCATTTTAACCACGTCCCTATAGCTGCACTTATCCACAGCCTGCGCCACGAGCGTCTGGAACCTGGAGCGGATCTTGCGCGCGGACAGGTATCCCGAAGCCGTGATGAACTCGACCCAGAGGGACATACTTCTCTTCCGCCCGTCGCTTAGCTTGAGCACGGCGCAGCCCGGCAGAGAGCCGTCGTCCACGAAGTTGAAGACCCCCATCTGGTTCAGATACAGGACCACCTCGAATTCTGTTGGGGAGATGACCTCGAGCCCCTCGAAGCGGTTATCCATTTCGTTTAAGGAGCTGATAAAGCGAGGCTCCTGGACCTCCACCTCCTTCAGGACATCTGAGACCACCTTGCACACCTCCCGGATGGTCTTGGAGATGGCCGCTTTCCGAGACTGGCATTTCTCGTTGTAGTATTTATTGAGATGATACACCAGCTTGGCCTGGGCGGCGATCATATTTGGACAGAGATCCGGGTTGTACACCGGAGTCTCGCAGTAACCCGAGGGATCCAACGCGGCTGTTTGTACAGGAGCCAATTTTAGAGAAGAAAGTGGACtatttagagggaaaaaaaggaattatgaaataaaaaaagaagctttttatttgtgcgttgAGCACATGCACAGAGTCGGGCAGTTAAATCATCAGCTTCTGTTTTCAATtgcgaccaaaaaaaaaaagtaaaaccccTTGCTCTAATTCAGCATTTAAAAGTCCATACGCACGGATCAGTAGTTCAGCAAACCTCTTGTATCCACTTGCGGTGTCTTTTCTCTATTTGCAATAGGAGGGGTTGGAAAGTGCAGGGTGCTCTTAAGTGTGTGTCCTAGCTGTGTTGGTGTGTTTAAGACTCCGAACTCACTCCTGTGAAATTATAAAGGGAGGGTTTGAGAGGAGCTCGTCCAATCGCGGACCGAGTCGTCACTACCTTCAGTTTTTTGACGGCAAATTAATCCTCTGCTTTTATACACAACCGATCGTCTGGTGGAAACACACCTACACTTTGGAGGGAGAAGATACAGGTTTATCCGCGATATACGGGCTTTCCTGCTATTCTTATTAGATACAGATTATGCCTGTTATTATTTAGGCTATTTTCCTTTTATCAGAAATAATGTCATTTTCTAGCCTAAATTTGAGAATAGAATATTTAAGAATttgatatacatatttaaaagtttttatttccattatcatttataaatcTGTATTGCAATAATAGGCAAAAATAGGCTACCGTTTTCTCTGTATTTTGACATGCATATTGTTTTTCGTTGACCTCTTAATTCGATTTTTCTTTTGGTGTTGCAATATTGTTTCACgtgatatttttttaatgtttaaatgtccACGTTTGACAATAGAGTTAGTGTACTTTATTTAAAATTCGCTTTGAATATTATACTATTAgagatattatttaaattattttgcatggtaAGGGATAGCCTATAATGTTAAACATGACATATCTCAGTGGGCTACCGAACGCCGGaatcttttgtttcatttgaaatatttcaaaaattaatccgtgttattcattttattataaaagaaaaaattaaaccttATGTTAATTTGAGTCGTCGTCTGTCTTATAGCATATACAAAGATTAGGTAATGTTTTGTGAAGTTCACTGTTAAATGAAGATAAAGGTCTTTTTAGTTTAACTAATGCGTTAAGGCGTTCTTCCTAACATATTTAAATCTCTGTCGCATTTTGTgtctaattttatatatatatatatatatatataaaagtatatatatatatatatatatatataagagtagCTATTCTGTAAAGTTTTacttttgcataaaaaataagCCATTCCGAAGTAGTgtatttcttaaatgttttaaattaaatctagttttttatttgttcgatagaaagaaaatattatcttaaaaatctgaacttattttattattttttattaactactaGAGTCGTATACATTTTATGTTCTTGTCCAGTGTACAATTAGTCACAATTCATTTCAATTAGCCTACTTTTTGAAACGTTTCAAAATCTTTTGCTTTTATAACGTGCCTGTTTTTCCTtaatttaaccttttattcaaatttattatCAGATGAAACGTTCAAAAATCCTACTGCAATAAGGAAATATTTTAACGATTTAGATAAAATTCTTCAGATCACTCAACTACGATAGGCctatctgaaaaaatatataagttgTGTATAAATGCGCGAAATCCTGAAACACCTTCTCGCGATATTATTTCTGAAATCAAATAACAAACAACACGATCACCCCGTGGCTACGTGACAAGATTCCTCGTGCCCTTTCCAAATCCCCATCATCACAAGACGCAGCGCTTATATGGCACTAACTGGGTAAAAACATGTCTTCTTAAAAAAAGGAGACAACGGATTTTGTACTGAGGAATCACGGTCTGTTGGCTCTAGTCCTCACTGTAGTCTGCTTGGCTCCTTCTGCCTGCATAATTTTGCCAACCATAATTAATAGAGCTCTGTTGTTTGCATGCAGAGATCACACTTAACAATTGTCCTTCGCCTCTTTCTGGAAATAAAAGCAAGGTGAATGCTTTTTGGGCCTTTTACAGTGATGtaacactatatatataatttattttttttaagaaaaatatttgtcCAAAATACTTTATGACCAATATAtctgatatatacagtacagaccaaaagtttggacacaccttctcattccaagagttttctttattttcatgactatgaaaatagtagattcacactgaaggcatcaaaactatgaattaacacatgtggaattatatacataacaaaaaaatgtatataaaaaaatgttgtgaaacaactgaaaatatgtcatattctaggttcttcaaagtagccaccttttgctttgattactgctttgcacactcttggcattctcttgatgagcttcaagaggtagtcacctgaaatggtcttccaacagtcttgaaggagttccccgagagatgcttagcacttgttggcccttttgccttctgtctgtggtccagctcacccctaaaccatctcgattgggttcaggtccggtgactgtggaggccaggtcatctggcgcagcaccccatcactctccttcttggtcaaatagcccttgatgccttcagtgtgactctacaattttcatagtcatgaaaataaagaaaactctttgaatgagaagatgtgtccaaacttttggtctgtactttatattaatttaattataggcTACTGTACAGGTGACATGAAACCTTTGTAGATTTTTGGGGGATGATTTGACATGAAAGGAAGAGACTATAAGAAAAGTACTATTATTATGACACTTTTTACTCAGAATTGTTTTGTACTTTCTGTTTAACCCAGCTTTCCACCTCAACCATCTCTCTcaagagtctctctctctttaaccaTCTCTCTCTcgctaataaacacacacacacacacacacacacacacacacacacacacacacacattacatggCAGGTACCCAACCATATCAGATCAGATGGTCTCCCTCCCTTCACTGGTTCATGCTATGATGTTTTTAGCATTGCTTTTGTATGTCTGAATCAGTTGCTTGTCTATTGTTTGCCAGTGTGTTACAGTATATAGCAGTACAGTGTTATAGTATCTGGCATAATTTAATCTCAGATGAGCTCAAATTAACACTGTTTAGTCCTTGACTCTCCCACTCCATATTGGAAATTGGCTTTTTCAAGCTAAGAACGTACTTTATGGAATGGAAGTTGGTGTTTATCAGT
Coding sequences within:
- the mab21l1 gene encoding putative nucleotidyltransferase MAB21L1, with protein sequence MIAAQAKLVYHLNKYYNEKCQSRKAAISKTIREVCKVVSDVLKEVEVQEPRFISSLNEMDNRFEGLEVISPTEFEVVLYLNQMGVFNFVDDGSLPGCAVLKLSDGRKRSMSLWVEFITASGYLSARKIRSRFQTLVAQAVDKCSYRDVVKMIADTSEVKLRIRDRYVVQITPAFKCTGIWPRSAAHWPLPHIPWPGPNRVAEVKAEGFNLLSKECYSLNGKQSSAESDAWVLQFAEAENRLLLGGCRKKCLSLLKTLRDRHLELPGQPLNNYHMKTLVSYECEKHPRESDWDENCLGDRLNGILLQLISCLQCRRCPHYFLPNLDLYQGKPHSALENAAKQTWRLAREILTNPKSLEKL